One segment of Methylotuvimicrobium sp. KM2 DNA contains the following:
- a CDS encoding ATP-binding protein: MNGQQKIFRVRRNYNRWVANQTLEDYALRFTAKKSRKWSEWQVSLTALGGISFLALEAIGGTLTLTYGFVNAVSAVLTVGAIIFLTGLPISYHAAKLGTDIDLLTRGAGFGYIGSTVTSLIYASFTFIFFALEATILSMALELTLNIPLSIGYLISSLVVIPLVTHGITLISRFQVWTHPLWIALQIIPLFCIALKSDDAVALWTGYTPKTATEGFDLVAFGSASVVAFSLIAQVGEQVDFLRFLPEKSNRNKLTWWAALISAGPGWIFPGMAKILIGSFLAVLAIEHGIGFEQASDPNHMYLTAFGYLTSSPELPLLLTGIFVIFSQLKINVTNAYAGSIAWSNFFSRTTQNHPGRVVWLVFNVVIALMLMELGIYHALKEILGLFAIIAIAWVGSLAADLTINLPLGLRPRKMEFKRAHLYDINPVGIGSMLTDSLIGLIAYSGLFGINFQAMSPYLTLALTFFCTPLIAWLTNGRYYIARDPENAGKNPDQVCCICEHHFEPEDMSLCPAYAGAICSLCCSLDSRCHDMCKTNAGMADQISSALNKIMPDAWSGIVTARLGNFFGLFVLTGILMSSLLALIYFQITSDETIDKAVITNALINIFFILLIISGVVSWMFSLLHESRKLALEESRNQTDLLIAEIEAHQMTDLKLQQAKEVAEAANQAKSRYLTGISHELRSPLNAILGYAQLLEKDQAIPDNRRDALSVIRRSSEHLADIIEGLLDISRIEAGRLQISKNDVDFIAMLDQIVNMFKVQSTTKGIRFVHEQLTPLPKTIRTDEKRLRQILINLISNAVKYTHQGEVYFSVSYRNQVAIFSVKDTGEGIEPENIEKIFQPFERIRKAGVPYISGTGLGLTITRFLTDIMGGEITVKSSPNQGSLFKVSLMLSSVNAIKAPHSLPAAIPSGYQGIEQTIFIVDDDPSHRGLLTDMLSPLGFNVFQTQDGVTCLDMLQYCKKKPQLFLLDIAMPGMSGWELAGRIRSQIPSATVIMVSANAHQPNSIFAEHLPYDAYLVKPIKLTHMMDLIQKYLPIRWVYSTGDSFSDEGKIPPPLASESDSEITLLPYRMLDRSDRETIIQLAKIGYMNELLRFLKDLEKDRKVEKEHAARLTNLAKNYRFDELVTCLEEML, from the coding sequence ATGAACGGCCAACAAAAAATCTTTCGAGTACGGCGCAATTACAACCGGTGGGTCGCCAATCAAACGCTCGAAGATTATGCGCTCCGCTTTACCGCTAAAAAATCCAGGAAATGGTCCGAATGGCAAGTATCGTTGACTGCGCTGGGCGGGATCTCGTTTCTCGCGCTCGAAGCGATCGGCGGCACCTTGACCTTGACCTACGGATTCGTCAACGCTGTATCGGCCGTTTTAACCGTCGGTGCGATCATTTTTTTAACCGGTTTACCGATCAGCTATCACGCCGCCAAACTGGGCACGGACATCGATCTTCTAACCCGCGGAGCGGGATTCGGCTATATCGGATCCACGGTCACTTCATTGATTTATGCGTCGTTCACGTTCATATTTTTTGCACTGGAAGCCACCATACTCTCAATGGCGCTGGAGCTCACGCTAAACATCCCATTATCTATCGGTTATCTTATTAGCTCGTTGGTCGTGATCCCCCTAGTCACGCATGGCATTACGCTAATCAGCCGGTTTCAAGTATGGACTCACCCGCTTTGGATCGCGCTTCAAATCATTCCTCTGTTCTGCATAGCTCTTAAATCCGACGATGCTGTTGCACTTTGGACGGGTTATACGCCAAAAACGGCGACAGAAGGCTTTGATCTAGTTGCTTTCGGATCGGCATCCGTCGTTGCGTTTTCTTTGATTGCTCAAGTCGGCGAACAAGTCGACTTTCTCAGATTTCTGCCCGAAAAAAGCAACCGAAACAAGCTTACCTGGTGGGCCGCTTTGATTTCCGCCGGCCCCGGCTGGATTTTCCCCGGAATGGCTAAGATCCTCATCGGATCGTTTCTTGCCGTTTTGGCTATCGAGCACGGCATCGGCTTTGAGCAAGCTTCGGACCCGAATCACATGTATCTGACCGCATTCGGCTATTTGACCTCATCCCCGGAACTGCCGCTGTTATTGACCGGCATCTTTGTCATATTCTCGCAACTGAAAATCAATGTGACGAATGCCTATGCCGGGTCCATCGCATGGTCTAATTTTTTTTCCAGAACGACTCAAAATCATCCCGGACGCGTGGTTTGGTTGGTTTTCAACGTCGTCATCGCACTGATGTTGATGGAACTAGGAATTTATCATGCCCTTAAAGAAATTCTTGGCTTGTTTGCAATCATCGCAATTGCTTGGGTCGGTTCATTGGCAGCCGATTTGACTATCAATCTCCCTCTTGGCCTAAGGCCCCGAAAAATGGAATTCAAAAGGGCTCATTTATACGATATCAACCCGGTCGGTATCGGTTCTATGCTGACGGACTCTTTGATTGGTTTGATCGCTTATAGCGGCTTATTTGGTATTAACTTTCAGGCCATGTCGCCTTATCTCACATTAGCCCTTACTTTTTTTTGTACGCCCTTGATTGCTTGGTTGACGAATGGACGTTATTACATCGCCAGGGATCCGGAGAATGCCGGCAAAAATCCCGACCAGGTTTGTTGTATTTGCGAACATCACTTCGAGCCGGAAGATATGTCGCTCTGTCCGGCCTATGCCGGAGCAATCTGCTCGCTATGCTGCTCGCTCGACAGCCGGTGTCACGATATGTGTAAAACCAATGCCGGCATGGCGGATCAAATTTCCTCGGCATTGAACAAAATCATGCCGGACGCTTGGAGCGGAATCGTCACGGCTAGGTTAGGAAACTTTTTCGGCTTGTTTGTACTTACCGGCATTTTGATGTCCTCCTTGCTTGCGCTGATTTATTTCCAGATCACGTCGGACGAAACTATCGATAAAGCCGTGATCACCAATGCCCTAATCAATATTTTCTTCATCTTGTTGATTATTTCAGGCGTCGTATCGTGGATGTTTTCCCTGCTTCATGAAAGTAGAAAACTGGCTCTGGAGGAATCCCGCAATCAAACCGATCTGTTGATTGCTGAAATCGAGGCCCATCAAATGACCGATCTTAAGCTGCAGCAAGCGAAAGAGGTGGCGGAAGCCGCGAATCAAGCAAAGAGCCGTTATCTGACCGGTATTAGCCACGAATTGAGGTCTCCGCTCAATGCGATACTCGGCTATGCTCAACTACTGGAGAAAGATCAAGCCATCCCCGATAACCGGAGAGACGCATTGTCGGTCATTCGACGCAGCAGCGAACATTTGGCGGACATTATCGAAGGCCTCTTGGATATTTCCAGAATAGAAGCCGGCCGGCTACAAATCTCTAAGAACGATGTCGACTTTATCGCGATGCTCGATCAAATCGTCAATATGTTTAAGGTTCAGTCTACTACCAAAGGTATTCGATTCGTGCACGAACAGTTGACACCTTTACCGAAAACCATTCGAACCGATGAAAAACGCTTACGCCAAATATTGATCAATTTGATTTCGAACGCCGTTAAATATACGCATCAGGGCGAAGTATATTTTTCGGTATCCTATCGCAACCAAGTCGCCATATTTTCGGTAAAGGACACCGGAGAAGGCATCGAACCGGAAAATATTGAAAAAATCTTTCAACCTTTCGAAAGAATTCGAAAAGCCGGAGTGCCTTACATTTCCGGCACAGGCCTTGGCCTGACGATTACGCGGTTCTTGACCGATATCATGGGTGGCGAGATCACCGTAAAAAGCAGTCCCAATCAAGGCAGTCTTTTCAAAGTTTCTTTAATGCTTTCCAGTGTTAACGCTATTAAGGCACCGCACAGTCTACCTGCCGCCATACCCAGCGGCTATCAAGGCATCGAGCAGACGATTTTCATCGTTGACGACGATCCCAGTCATCGCGGCTTGTTGACTGACATGCTGTCTCCTCTGGGATTCAACGTGTTTCAAACCCAAGACGGGGTAACTTGCCTGGATATGTTGCAATATTGCAAAAAAAAGCCCCAACTTTTTTTATTGGATATAGCCATGCCCGGCATGAGCGGTTGGGAATTGGCCGGTCGCATTCGAAGCCAAATTCCATCGGCAACCGTAATCATGGTTTCCGCTAATGCCCATCAACCGAATTCGATATTCGCGGAACACCTACCCTACGATGCCTATCTCGTCAAACCGATAAAATTGACCCATATGATGGATCTGATCCAAAAATATTTGCCGATTCGTTGGGTCTACAGCACCGGCGACTCTTTTTCCGATGAAGGGAAAATACCTCCTCCCTTAGCGAGTGAAAGCGATTCAGAAATAACATTGCTACCCTACCGAATGCTCGATCGATCGGATCGAGAAACAATCATCCAGTTAGCTAAAATCGGCTATATGAATGAATTACTCAGATTCTTGAAAGACTTGGAAAAAGATCGAAAAGTAGAAAAGGAACATGCCGCTCGTCTTACCAACCTCGCCAAAAATTACCGATTCGATGAACTCGTTACTTGCCTTGAAGAAATGTTATGA